The following DNA comes from Brassica oleracea var. oleracea cultivar TO1000 chromosome C5, BOL, whole genome shotgun sequence.
GCCGCCTCCTACTCCTCCACCCCTACCGCGACCGGGTTTCGACGATCCTCCGTAACTCATCGGGTCAAATTGCGCCGTCGTCACTGCAATAGATTTACAACCATGTATAGATTTAACTGATTGAGACGCGCGAGCGAAGAGAAGAGAGGGGATAAAGAGAGAGAGAGAGAGAGACGATGATTAGAAGAGAGAGAGAGAGAGAGAGGGACCCAAGGGTGCTGCTTCTGTTCTTCTGCAAATACTCTAAAAAATAGTGTTATTGAAAACGCTGCGTTTAGGTTTCTGTAGCCAGCGGTGAAAAAAGACCACCCGGGTCGAGCCCATCTGACTTAAATTGGGCGGGGAGGCTGACATATTAAAAGACGAATGAAAGAAAATTTATCAGGGAAAATTGTTTTTTCAAAGCAACAAAAAATGGTAACTATGCCTTTTTACACTAATCTATATTTTGTGTCATTTTTACCTATAACTCCTTTTAATATTTTTGAAAATAAATTTAATAAAAAAATTTGGAAAAATAGTTAATTTTGATAAAATACCTATATGAATTTAGTGGTATTTTTTTCACTTATAAAACAGTTGAAATTATAAATTTCAGATTCTGTTCTAAATAAAGTAGAAATGGCATTATACGAAGTAGAAAACGAAATCCACTTTTTTCATTGAATCTACAATGTTTAAAATACGTGATCTACGTAAATATGAGTATTCTAAAAATATTTAGAATACACATTTCGCGCTTAACCTACCGTTCTAAAATCTTTAGAAATCAAAATCTACACATTAATATAAATCTAAAACACGTAGAAACCGACTTCTACAGATTTACTATAAATCTAAAACATGTAGAAATCAAAATCTACACATAACTATAATTCTAAAAACATGAAACCGATTTCTACATATTAGTTGTATTCCACAGATAAGAAATCAGTTCCTAAAAATATGGAAACAAAATATTTGGGAATATTCACTTTTATATTTTGAAAAAAAATCGATTTTTTAAATAAAAAAAACGAAAAAGGAACTAAAAAACGAAAAAAAAACTTGGTAACCTTCTTCGCCGTCTTCTATATTCCATTGATTCTCTCCCCCTTTGTTCGTGAAGGAGATGAGAAATTATGGGTTTCATCCCAAGAATCGAGTTTAAAGAGTTGAAATCATGCTTGGTCGGTTCAAATCAAGTGGGAATCAATCCGGATATAATCGAAGAAAACCAAAAAAATCGATTTGAGATACTTTCCTGGGCACGGGATCGATCGATCTATATTGAGAGATCGGTCGATCTATATTGAGAGATCGGTCGATCTATATAAATCGACTTTCGCCGATCGAGTGAAATGGACCAGGTCGATCAGTATATACTCCGCGTTTTTTTTGTTATGCATAATGATCAGGATCGATCGATCCGTTTGACCTTGTAAATTCGGATCGATCGATCCCGCATGATCGAACTCATTATTTATTTTATTTAAAAAAATTACAATTTTAAGGGCATTACTGCCATTTTGGAAAAAAATTAGTCTAATAGGACATAAAGTAATAGAGATTAGTCTAAAAGGACATAGTTATCATTTTTTTGCTTTAAAAAAACAATTTTCCCAATTTATTTTTCGTTAGCCTTCTCTTCAAGAAAGAATACATTCTCGCTCTCTCTTTCAGCATCAAAACATGTTAACAAGTGAAGAATTTCAAACTTTTTGTTGTAGCTTACATAGTTAGTGCATTCATGTGTGTATGTATGTTGTTTCGGACATACTTCAATGGCAATATATATCTAACAGTCTAACTTCTAAACATGAAACCTAGCTAGATATGTGAATCCGTTGATTGTGTTTTTCTTTTTACTTTGTCTTGCGTAGAAGAACTGATGTGTGTTTATTAAACAAGCTATTTTTTTTGTTTCTGTAGGTTGCATTGCCAAAAAAGTAACAAAGAAAGTTCAGAGACAAAATCTGTCTACTCTCTGAAATAGTGAAATATCATAATATCACATGAGGTGAACCACTTGCATGAAGGGTTAAAACATATGAGCAATTCAACCCATTGAACGGTTTGTTTCTGTTTATAATGAAACATCATGAATATATGGAAAGATCGTCATGAGTTCTTACTCAGAAATATAATTGAATCTGCTTTCTCTTTTGTGAAATGAAGTCCAAACTTGTGGTAGATTATCTTGCACTCAGATTTTTATTTACCATACAACTTTGTCTATTGTTACTGTTGTCCATGTGGCATTATATCTCAGATAGTTCATATGAAAAAGAGTTCAAATTCTTCCGGATTGGTGGAGGGACTGAAATGAGAACTTTAAAAAACATCTCCTGCTCTAGGAGGTACAGTGATTTACATCAAGGAGTCTCTTATATATTCGTTGCCAAGGTGATTAGTCTCTTCTTATTATTTGTTCTTCACTACTTAGTTCCCTTCAGTTTTTGTATAAGCTTTATAACCAATATCTTCCAGAGGAAAAACTTGAACTTAATGTTACTTCAGTTCTAATACGTTTTCTCTGACAAGAAGCTTCTTAAACTTTTCTTATTGATATTGAAGGTACTTGAGTGTTCAGCTTGTGAGATTCTTTTAGAAAAGGGAGAGTTATAAGAAAGCAAAAAATCTCCGGGTATGGAAGCTTTCTGTTTTAGTGGGTTATCCATTGGAGTTGGATATCTTTGACCTTTGTTCCGAGGATCGTCGAAAGAAATTTGAAGCTCCTCGCCAGGTAGGTATACAGTTTGTGGCCTTATTATCTGAAATGGTTCACCACATCAATTGACAAGTTGTGGTCAAAATATTGGTCTACAAACCCAGTGGTCAAAATATTGGTCTACAAACCCAGTGCAAAGAGCAGCTCAAAGGGCCACAGTGTGAAATGACTGATGTTGAGGTACACATTTTTGTTTATCTGTTAACTCTGCTCTAAATACGATCGTCTAAGATCTTTTTTCTCTATTTCTCTGGATCATCAAGCGGAACTGGCAAATCATCCACAAGCGACCAACACGGAGGTATATTCTCTGAAGAACACCTTTTCAACATCTTTTTTGTCTAGCTTGGAATGCGCTATAATAGGTTTGTATGTTGGATTTAAGCGTTGGTTACATATAATGTGCAAGTTTACGTGTGACTGTAGTATAACAGAAATAAAGGAGCAAATTTAGAAAATATTTAAAAGATGGTTACTTGCAAATGAAGCCTAAACAATGGTAGTAAGCACGAGAACGTGTATATATGTTACTCTTGGCTAGCGTAGTCTTTGATGGTTGGTATCATTCCCTAGCAAGTTAACTATATATATGTTTCTGTCTTCTTACTTTATCTTGACCTTTTGCCTATGACATATATCTCAATGTACAAGGCTCGTGTTGTCTCCATGCAATCTCTTTTCTTTTCCTGATTCACTTCTTGAAATATCTAGATCGTTTTAAAAAATTTATATAGACCAACTTCATGATGCTCTTTATCTGAATTTTCATTCCTGGAAATTTTCACAACATTGTGCTGTTTTTATTGACATTGTTATAAGACCAGAAAACTCAAAAACGTGTATGTGTTTTTTCAAAGGTTTTCTTTTGAGCTCCCATTATGGATATCGTGAATCCACTAATAAAAATATCTTGTAAGTTTATTTCAAAGAGAAGACAATAATAAGCAGAATAGTTTGGAGTGATAGGGATGTCACATGTTGAACAGGGAGATGAATAGCGCGCAGTTCATTGCACTTGAAGTAATTTATCAGAACATTAAATACTCGAACTGATATTTATTTCGTGGGTCAACCAATTGAAATAAGCGATTGAGGTAAAGAACAATTACAAAATAAAACAATTTTAATATTAAAAGAAATTGACAATAGAGGAAAAAACGAAAACATTTAACCCCAATATAAATACAAAAAGAAAAAAAACTAAATTACCTTCGGAAAAGAATATATCAAACCAAACCTTGGAAACAATATCGCATAATAAACAAAGTAGACCCCACAAGACATGTGAAATTAGCTAACATTTTTTTTTATTGAATATCAAATTTATTGATCAGAATAACTCATTTATATGTGGGCAGTTGTGTACTCAAAACAACTATGAATGAATAAAAAGAATAAGTTGAATATTTCCCTCTAATGTCTAGGACACTTCAAACCATCTTCTCATTAGTCCCTCTAGCGGATGATTTTTAACATAACGAAGAGATGAGATCCGGTTCCTAATCTGCTTATCAATAGTTCGAGTGATCTTCTCCGTCGTGACCCAGACTCCTCCATGCCTCCGCGAGTTTCGTTCTTTCCAGACAGAGTAGAAGACTGTCTGAAACACCATCATCTTTAGAACATGATCATGTCGAGTACGAGCAGGGAGCATAAGAGATGCTACGGTATCAGTCCGGTCAGGCGTAATGGCGCCTCCAAGCAGCCTTTTTGCAGTGTTCGTCCATACAGTGAACGAGTACGGACAAGCAAAAAACAGGTGGTCCCTGGTTTCATTTTTCTCTCCACAAAACATACAACACTGCTCAATACCCCAGCTCCTCATTCTATCCCCAGTAGACAATCGGTCTCTAAATGCAAGCCAGGCCATAAATGCATGTCGTGGTACTGCCTGAGGAAACCAAGCCAACTTCCTCCACGCAACCTCAACTCTTTTGTCTCACAGGTAATTCCAGGTCTTAACGGAAGAGAAAGAGGCTTTGAAATCATCAGGCCATGTTCTCCAGAGCACAATGTCCTCCCTAGCGTGGTGGTTAGGCACCTGCGTTGCATTCAGTTTTTCATAAACTTCAGGGAACCGCTGGTGCCCTCTTGCACGGATCTTCCAACCAGACTCACAGACCACATCAGAGATAGTAGCAGAACGAGGGACCGCCAGGTACCATACGCCAATCTCCACTGTTTGATTCAATAGTCTTCATGTTCCCAACCAGTTATCTATCCAAAAATAAGTTGATCCTCCATTGTTTACCTCAAACCTCAAGCAATCATAAGCCAAGGGCCTCAACTTAAGGAGTTTACGCCAAGCCCAAGAGCCTAGGGAGCCATCTCGCACATCCCAATAAGACCCATGTTTTAATAGATACTCTTTAGTCCATGCCACCCAAAAGAAACCTGTTTGAGTAAAGAGTAGCCAAATCAATCTCAATGCAAACATTATAGACGTGTCCCTTAGCCTTCGCAGACCCAACCCTCCTTCTTCCTTAGGAGTGCAAACATCTTCCCATGCCACTTTTGCTTTATGAGTGACTGTTGGCGACCCTGACCACAGAAAAGCACTGCACATGCTTTCGATGGTATCAATACAGCCTTTGGTAATAGAAAAGCAGAGCTCCAAAAGTTCACTGTACTGGTGATAGCAGTTTTGATTAACTGCAACCGGCCTGCGAAAGAAAGAGCTATATGCGTCCAAGACAAGAACTTTTTGCGGAGCTGGTCTATTAGCGGTTCGTAGTCGGTTTTGCTCCAAACCTTATATGTCAAAGGCATGCCTAGATAACGAATAGGCAGGTGATCAACCTGAATGCCTCTCGCACTCGCAGCATGGTTAAGGAGGTGACTATTTGGACCCGCAACCAAGATTGATGACTTGGTGGCATTGATCTGAAGTCCCGACATACTCGCAAACTGATCCATCACTGTCAACACTCCATTCAGCGATGCTTCTGTACCGTCTGTGAAAACCAGAATGTAGTCTGCGAAGCTTAGGTGGGTAAGCTGAACTTTCTCGTATTTTGGATGAAACCCAAATTTTCCATCAACTGCAGCTTGATTCAACATGTTGGACAGGGCATTATTCACTATGACAGATAGTTAGGGAGAGAGAGAGCATCCCTGCATGATACCCCGCACACTGGTGAAGAAGCCTGCAAGTTCCCCATTCACAGCAACTGAGAAGGAGGCCGTAGAAATGCAGAGATAAATCCAGCGTATAAACTGACTAGGGAGGCCCATAGCATGAAGTACATCAGTGATAAAGCTCCATCTGACTGTGAGTTTTAGAAATATCGAGCATTGTTGTGCTTCTGTCTGAGACAAGAGGCTTGTGATATCCATTGACCAACTCTGTCGCTAGCAGCACATTCTCTAGCAGCAAACGACCCTTGACAAAAGCACTTTGGTTTGGCTCGATGGGAGAAGGCAGGAACGCTTTCAGTCTATTCGCCAGTAACTTAGATATCACCTTGTACATGAGATTGCAGCATGCGATCGGCCGATAATCCTTCATAGTGTGAGCTGGGATTTTCTTTGGGATAAGGGCGAGGATTATGGATTTGACACCTGCGGGTAAGAAGCCAAACAGGAAGAACGACTGGATGGCAGTGATGAAGTCCTTTCCAATTACAGGCCACACTGATATATAGAACTCTTTAGTGAATCTGTTGGGTCCATAAGCTTTCCCGTTAGGTAAGGACTGCAGCGCACTTGTGATTTCGACAGGGGTGATGGGAGAGATGAGCATTGTAACATCTTCTTGAGAGTAGTGAAACCTCAGCAGGTCACGAAGCTCATCGTACGAACTGGTTGCGCTGCTAGTAGGGTCCGCCTGGAGGAATTTTTGGAAGTAGTTGACCGCCTCATGTTTAATATCCTCAGTAGCTAAGAGAGGAACTCCATCAGCAGTGTGTAGAATTTGAATTATGCTACGAGCTGATCGCTCCAGAACCACATTGTGGTAAAACGTGGTGTTCTGATCTCCCACTGTGAGCCACCTGATCCTTGACTTCTGCATCACGAATTTTTCTTCAATTAGAGTCAGTCGCTGCATTCGCATAGAGGCTTCAGCCTCAGCAAAGCAGGAAGCAGAAGTAGGATTTAACAAAACTTGTGTTTGATGCTGACATAACTCCTCAAAAGCCTCCTTGGTCCTATTTCGGATATTCCCAAAATTGTTCATGTTTATCTCTCGCAGAGGAACTTAAGAGACTTCAGCTTTTTGTAAAATAACTGTAGCGCCGCTCTAGAATGGACTAGAGCATTGGTTTCATCTCATTTCCCCTTAATACACTCCATAAAACCTTCATGCTCTGTTAAGAAATTGAAGAATTTAAACGGTCTGCGATTCTCCACCACACCACATGTTGCTGAAATCTGATAAGCCTGAAATTAGCTAACATTTACCAAAACAGTCATCTAAGTATTGAAACAGTGAGCCCATCACAAAGAGTAATTTCAGAAATGATAGCTGTACATATTTGGTTAAACACTGTCAATTCAACTTTAAACCAATATTGATTACACATTTCATATCTTTTGCCCTGGTTAGCTCCTTAGAAGTGGACCATTATCAAAATTCGGTATCTTAGCGCTATATAGTATCTATAACATGGACCACCACTTAATCTGCCAGCCCTTTTCATTTTGACTTTTTAAAATGATCTACATTCAAAACTTTTTTGGAGTCAAATCTACATTTAAAACTTATTTCATGGTATATATGGGTAGAGCCATCTACATCTTTTATCACATGTAGGCACTAGATTAGTATTGTTGGTCTTCTATACATTAACGTTTGAAAATATAGAATTTGACTTTTCTTATTCAACATATAATATTATATCATTTATGTATCTTTCTATTAAAGAGTAACTACTCTTAATCTGAGAGTTTGATTGGACTTCCAAACTTAACTTATCAGCGGCTAATTTTAGCCTTGGTGCATTTGATCATACAGTGTGATTGGACATTGCATGCAATCACGCCTGTGATGCATTCCATTCACATTTAGAAAGAAAGCAAAAAAAAAAATAGTGTAAACTCTAATTTTTCAGAAAAAATAAAACAAAACGATAAATAAGTGAATAAATAACATAAAATGCAACTTGTAGTTCTTTGTCCCCTTGGTCAAATACAAAATATCTCAAACAGGGAGGGCAAATCTTTGTAACCACATTGGATCTCTCGTATTTTTTTTTTTTTTTGATCAAAGGATCTCTCGTATATCTATCAATCTTCCCATCTCCTAAACAAATTTATCGAGCCACTAAAATCCAAAAGCTTAATTTATGTCGAGGTGAAACAATTCGTTTTATAGGTAGTGGATGAGAGAATGATGCATGGCATACATGTCAATAGCATTTTGAGAAAATTAAGCGTATTAATAACAAGAAGGTATAATCAAAGTGTTAAACAAAACAAGGAACCCTTATTTTATAAACCAGTCATTTTCATATATCATTATTGTATATTTCTCTACACACTCTCAGCATAAATTCGGAACTAAGCAGCCTGTCTTCGATGGAACCTATTAGATAATATAGGATCGGTTTATTATGGTTAAGAGATAACCACTCTGGTTAAGTCTCCTTTAGCTGATCCAGAGTATTTAAGTCTGATGTAACTGACTTTGTATGATTATCGAGTTAATTCATCTCAGTTCAATATGGCATCAGAGCTGAACCTGTGACGATTCTCCATCACCGTTCTTCATGAGTTCCTCGATTCAACATATTCTTCATATCTTCGTTGAAGATCTGATCGTTTTCGAGCTCGAGATCGTCTTCTTCGTCTACTTTTTCTCAACTTTCCTTCTTTCCGCAATCTGAAGATTCCTGCGATTCTTGATTCC
Coding sequences within:
- the LOC106345022 gene encoding uncharacterized protein LOC106345022, translated to MAWLAFRDRLSTGDRMRSWGIEQCCMFCGEKNETRDHLFFACPYSFTVWTNTAKRLLGGAITPDRTDTVASLMLPARTRHDHVLKMMVFQTVFYSVWKERNSRRHGGVWVTTEKITRTIDKQIRNRISSLRYVKNHPLEGLMRRWFEVS
- the LOC106345023 gene encoding uncharacterized protein LOC106345023, which codes for MLNQAAVDGKFGFHPKYEKVQLTHLSFADYILVFTDGTEASLNGVLTVMDQFASMSGLQINATKSSILVAGPNSHLLNHAASARGIQVDHLPIRYLGMPLTYKVWSKTDYEPLIDQLRKKFLSWTHIALSFAGRLQLIKTAITSTVNFWSSAFLLPKAVLIPSKACAVLFCGQGRQQSLIKQKWHGKMFALLRKKEGFFWVAWTKEYLLKHGSYWDVRDGSLGSWAWRKLLKLRPLAYDCLRLLNQTVEIGVWYLAVPRSATISDVVCESGWKIRARGHQRFPEVYEKLNATQVPNHHAREDIVLWRTWPDDFKASFSSVKTWNYL